The following DNA comes from Bryobacteraceae bacterium.
GTAGAGCCACGTGATCGCGTGCTGCGAAGACACCTTCGGCAGCGATACGGCGACGGCTTTGACGGCCTCGCCGCAATGCTCCGCCAGGCATCCGCGGATGGGCTCCAATGCTTTCCGCTTTGCCTCCTCGCCCCCGACGATGATCGACACCTGAAGCAGAAGTGCCCGGCTCCCGCTCCAAGGGGGCCAGTTCCGCCAGTAGCGCAGGAAGCGCTCCAGGATCGCCGTGTTCCCGGCCGACCAGCCGTCAGCGTGCACGTTAGTTCCCAGAATGGTCAGCCCGGCGGGCAACTTCTTCCAAATCGGAGCCGTTTCATCGGCGTTCAAGACGCGGTGAATCCGCCCGCCTAACCGCTCGGCTTCCGCCACCGTCTCGGGCCAGTCTATCGGGATGACCTCCCGCACGCTGAGCTTCGAGACACGTTCCAGGTCCTTCCGGATGCGGCGGAGGAAAGCCTCCGCGCAGTCGTCCTCGGTGGCGATCGCGACGATGCCCGCCGGCGTGCGTGGCTGGCCGGGGGTGGGAATCACCGTTCGTATGGCGTCGATCGGGTCCGACCAATCGCAGAGATAGGCGAGATATTCCGGGACCGTCCTTCGCGGGCCAACGATGCCGAGGGAGTCGCGCAGCCGGATGACGTCGGGGTGATCCGGACGGTCGTCGAGCAGCGTATTCACTAACTCGTGTAAGCGGCCCTGGTGTTCCGCCCAGTAAATCACCTCGACCGCGCCTCGATCAAGGGAGTGGCCTTCGAGGATGGTCGTGAGGCGGTCTCCCAGTTTGAATCGGACGAGTGTCCGGATTTCCGCAAAGCTCCCGTAGGCGGTGACGAAAGCTGTCCGGAGAAGGTTCAATTGTTCCAGAGTAAGCTGGTGGCTCGGGCCCATCGCGATGTACAATCTTATCGCGGTGAAACGCTACCGCGTTTCCTTGGATTTCCGCAACAAGTTTGCATCGTGTTGGTCGATCAATCGGCCTGTCGCCGTCTTGTTGCGCAGCAGGTCGTCGCGACCGATGAAGTTGGCCTCAGCGCCACCCAGTAGTGCGCGGCGGCGATTCGGCCAAGCTTCGGGAAAGCTTACGCCCTCGATTGACATGAGAATATCGATTCGTGCCGGTGGACGGCCGAGTTGGTAGAAATAACCTTCAGCGGCGAAGTCCGCGGGACTCATCCCGGTGAGCGGCGCTCCGAAGGCCGCCAGCGCCTGAAAAACCCGCTCCGCGTTTGCGGCGGTTGCCTCCACCCACACATCCAAGTCCTTGGTGTACCGGGGCTCCGTGTAGAGCATGATGGCATGCCCGCCAACGATGAGATACCTAACCTCGAATTCTTCCAAAAGCCTCAACAGATCGCTGAAGTTCGAGTTCACGGGGGTCCCTTCCCTGCAGCCGGTGCGCTTCTTCCACCATCCGCCAAGCTTCCTCGAAAATCGCCTCGGAACCGAGACGCTGCCAGTATTCGATGTCGAAGCTCCGGTCGAGTTCCGCCAGCTTGCCCCGTCGCTCCATCACGAAATCGGTTCGGTCTGCCATGGGTCGCTCACTGATATTGTCTCACCGGGCCGCTCACTCTCAATTGCCCAGCGCCTTCCAGATCGCCCCCATCGGAATGCCCGCGTTATTCTGCGCCGATCCCCACTTGTGAATCGCCACCAATTGCCAGTCCATGGTGAACGCGGGCGAGCCCGATGACCCGCCCTCGGTATTCGTGTTGTAAGTCACCCGGGCCGGCTGGTCAATCACACTCGTTACCACCCCGATCCCCAAGCCCAGCGGATTTCCCTGCGGATGCTGCAGGATCAAATGAACCTGATTGATCCGGAACGTGTGCGCCTTCGGCTCGAACCAACCGCGTTCCGGCTCCATGGCCGCGTCCAGGCGGAGCAGCGCGAAATCGAGCTTGTCCTCCGTGCTCACCGCGATCGGCCGTTTCCCCTTGAACCCGCGCTCCACGCCTGTGGCGCCTTCCGCCGTATAGTCGAACCGCGCAACGGCCTCCTTCCCCTGAATCTGGCGGAACACGTGGCAGTTGGTGAGGATCAGGTCCTTCCCCACCAGGAAGCCGGTGCCCCATGGTCTGTCGCGCGGGGCTTCGATCCGGCAGACCCGCCGCTCTGCTTCGGCCATCCGCGCGCGCCATTC
Coding sequences within:
- a CDS encoding effector-associated domain EAD1-containing protein, which produces MGPSHQLTLEQLNLLRTAFVTAYGSFAEIRTLVRFKLGDRLTTILEGHSLDRGAVEVIYWAEHQGRLHELVNTLLDDRPDHPDVIRLRDSLGIVGPRRTVPEYLAYLCDWSDPIDAIRTVIPTPGQPRTPAGIVAIATEDDCAEAFLRRIRKDLERVSKLSVREVIPIDWPETVAEAERLGGRIHRVLNADETAPIWKKLPAGLTILGTNVHADGWSAGNTAILERFLRYWRNWPPWSGSRALLLQVSIIVGGEEAKRKALEPIRGCLAEHCGEAVKAVAVSLPKVSSQHAITWLYHPDVRAHYRADRTQDLANELRARIPGTTEVTMRGMAAILHNTLALHG
- a CDS encoding DUF6036 family nucleotidyltransferase; the protein is MNSNFSDLLRLLEEFEVRYLIVGGHAIMLYTEPRYTKDLDVWVEATAANAERVFQALAAFGAPLTGMSPADFAAEGYFYQLGRPPARIDILMSIEGVSFPEAWPNRRRALLGGAEANFIGRDDLLRNKTATGRLIDQHDANLLRKSKETR
- a CDS encoding trypsin-like peptidase domain-containing protein; this translates as MERRDMLLEMASKDDELTHQQLKLLRDAFVASYSDFDEIRRLVRFELDDRLTGIASGIALEPGVDRVISWAENNGRMNDLIAALIKDRPRKQIVQSLRDEFESPFSLPAENYEGALAPAHWSPKDSGLERIVVEANPIALAGEWRARMAEAERRVCRIEAPRDRPWGTGFLVGKDLILTNCHVFRQIQGKEAVARFDYTAEGATGVERGFKGKRPIAVSTEDKLDFALLRLDAAMEPERGWFEPKAHTFRINQVHLILQHPQGNPLGLGIGVVTSVIDQPARVTYNTNTEGGSSGSPAFTMDWQLVAIHKWGSAQNNAGIPMGAIWKALGN